The Leptidea sinapis chromosome Z, ilLepSina1.1, whole genome shotgun sequence genomic sequence TACTACCTGTTTTCCTGGTCCATCGGTATGACTACAACTGACATTTGCTTATGAACGTCATCAACAATCTTTGTTTTCTTATTTGCAACTCGACTTACAAGCTTTGCCAATCCTGCCAGTAATCTTTCAGCCTCTTCCTCTCGATTGTTCCTTATTTTATTTCTGACCAGCTCTTTAACTTGTTCAAGCAAACCGTTTATTAGTTTTTCGTGTTGAACCTTGTAGTTTGTGAGCCATTGAGGATTGTTATTTACATCGTCTACATTACCATCTTTCCTTATTTCGTATACTTTTATTGAACCCTCATGCGCCTGAACGGTTGCAATGGCAACTGGACCAAaggatttaatataattatattacaaataaatatcgcatacaagtgctgacccggcaaatgttgttttgcctcATAAATGTACCTCGTGACCACTCATGGTACTCGTATGAATTGTCattgacaaaattatttttattgcgaatatacttagtctggccataaatactgctacaattaaaatagacaaaatattacatatgaATTGGAATCTGTATTttatatatgattgttcattgagttttctcattttggcgccaatacattgtacaatattttgcgatattaaaatggaatggggtgataaagagaaccgaatcgctgcgattgcattacacaaagtaggtatgacgccaaatgcaatttttaaaactctccatacgcttgataattataaaatgtttctATACCGGGccattaataggtacaatgagacctcctctgtttgtgactgAAAAAAATTtcgccgtccacgtagtgttcgtacgaaaaaggtggtcaaagaaGTAAGGGACAGAGTTCGAAGAAATCCTTGCCGAAAGCAAATGAATTTATCTCCGGAGGTGAAGAGCACCTCGAACAATGTCGTgtatttaaaagatgacttagaacttgcagcctataagagacgtactagtcattttttaactgataatttaaaaaggaatagggtggtaaaatagaaacaactactgaagcgttACGCAATGGGAGGTCACTGAAAAGTGTACGtatgaatttttttaacaattgagCATTTTAACTAACAATATGATCGTaattatgctcaaagctctaaggaatcTTCGAACCGTGGGTAGTATCCGACTACagtgaaaaaaatatcaaaacaaaggCACAAATGTATCAAGATAcaattcttgagaaggtagtgaagccccttaataaCATCATGATCAATATCTAAGAAGactccagcaagactcggcgccgggttaTAAAGCTTGGTCTACGCAGTTTTGGTTGGTAACTAACGTTCCGGCATCAAcaaatttatggtcagttttagagagtacggctagCTCTAAACGCtgtgataatttggagtccctaaaacagtCCGTACGATTtacagtgaagaattttcccatgagAAGTGtccgtgcttctattgataactggcttcaacgtttaaaggactgtattgcagccaatggataccacttcaaataagcttttatattttaaattgttttatatttttctttgtctCAGTATTTACGGCAAGACTAAGATTAATATAgataaaagttttatataaaaaaatataagtcttatataatatatacagatATCGTTACTCTAAAACACTTAcccaaaaaaagaataatatatttttccatAATGAACAGCGCAAGCGTGTTCAAAAACGAACAGATTAAAAAAGGTTGCGTTGATcgaatttaatttactttatggTATTTTTACGAGTGGAGTGTTTATCTTTTTTGGAAAATTGCTAAGACATAAAttggatatttttatgaatCGTGGCCGATTACGTTTTATGGAACCGTATCTCGgcttattgaattaattaaaattcgggtaagagttttatatttttatttcatggttttattatttgaatcttTATCGTGCTTTTCGGTGGATTGGGTACTTTGTGACGATATATCGAGCCAGGTTTATGTATCTTCGCTCATTTCCACGCTACCAAAGGGTTACTACCTAAAACTCCAATTTTCAGATACTAAAATTGTAGCATATGCTGATTTTTACCAATTGCAATATTATTTTCCTATTGAGATATTCGGAAGGTAGCACGTGCAAGAGCTGAGTTGGTAATGCGCGTTGTCATGTTCTGGCTGACTACAAAACATAATAACACTTAATTTTGGAAGAAAAAAACCTTTGTCATCCTTCAAACCTAACTTTTCCTTTGTTTCGCAGACTCATAATTAATCGCCTTCTTTTGTACTTGATACATGTccaattcataaaatatttctcgTTTTTTCTCAACTATACTAGAAGCATTGCGTTGAAGCTGTGGTCTCACGTACAAGGAAactcatttttgtttaaaaatatgatttagtATAGatgctataccactatggcataaaaggaactgcgctcgatcttttgacttcatatctaaacaatagaattcagaaggtcgacgtgaatggcaggagatctcctgggactcctctcagtatgggggtaccacaagggtctattcttggaccgttcctcttccttatctatataaatgatcttcctaatcttatagagaaaaaacataaggtagtattgtttgcggacgagacttcactgattttcaaagtgaaaagaaaccaagctatatatgacgaagtaaacaatattctatctgacatcgtgtactggtttagcgctaataacctattgttaaatagcaagaaaactaaatacattaaatttaccgtaccaaatgtcaaaaatgtagatgcaagtgttttgttaagcggagaggtgatagaaccggtggaatctgctatatttcttggcataactctagattagattccaaattacaatggggcccccatattgaaggattggcgaacagacttaattctgcagcatacgcggataagaagattagacaattaactaacatagatacggcgcgacttgtatactttagttatttccatagtattatgtcctatggtatattgctatggggcaacgctgccgatattaatacaatatatgtgCTGCAGAAGGGGGCTATTCGCACTATTTATATTCTAGGTCCTAAAGGaccattgagagcaaaattcaaagaaattaacatcttgactgttgcttctcaatatattcttgataatgtaatgtatgtatgttcataggcacataagtgaatttactagaaactgtcataaccataatgtgaacaccaggaacagacataaacttataatacctactactcggctaagtggagttagtaagtctttagtcgggcgatgtatatgcttttacaacaagatcccagaaaaggTTCAAAACAAAGTatcacgttattcaaaagaattgttaaaaaacttttgtgtggtaaaggttactataacaaaagtgacttacttaatgataccacagattgggcatggagtgaccgccctcaggctattaaataataaatttaattgtacaatattactttgtaaacatattgtttCGATGAAAAataatcccgctgagtttgttgcggccgttcttcttaggtctgaggcattcattttggaatgggtgttagtttttgactttcaataattgatgtcatatcctattttgaatgaaaatatttgaatttgaatttgatgctgATACTCTGAGAATTGTATACTTTGCCTTAGCCCAATCTGTCTTATCATAATACTGTATTGTTGCATGGGGTACAGCTGGTAAGGTCATGGTGGCTTCTTGATTTTACATATGGAACAAAGttggaaaaatgatcgcatAAGTTAGAATCACATAACAATAACATAGCCATACGCAAGGCACGGAAGATACATGAGAACTTTTTATTCGGTGAGTAATCATTTCCATGTCTCCAATTGAACAGCTTTTATGTATAATGTTTACGACTACTTCCTTGTGggaatctaaattaaaataacggGGAAAAATAAAGATACTAGCACGTATACAGTCGAAAAAAAAGTGAACATTACCGAAAAACTACAGCAAAAAACCATCCCACTAAAagataaaatgaaaaatgaaatctctctattacttaataaaatattttaggtttataataaaatgttagtTAAACGTGCTACCATACATACTCTTATCCATTCATCCATGAATACTGATTCATAATcccttttataaaatatatttaattgatttttacaGTTTTTGGGATGATAATCCGCATGATTCCTATACCACTTAAAAACATATGAAGTAATTTATGATTGAAAAATCTTTGTTAAGTTTGTTTTATACATCACGTCTGACAGGGATTCAATCGTGCTCTTTCGCCTAACAAAACTGATCCACGTGCCGGTACAGTTTGTAAGCCCAGCCCACTACGGGACAGTTTTAGTTGCACTATTTTAAAACGTCAGAAATGCTTCCATGTTTAATACACGATCACCGGTTTTGTCTTTGGTTTCTAAAGTTCATCATAAAGGTATTTCCCAACGAGTCATTTTTCAAACGCAcgcttatttaaaaataaaatatatttttttctcatttgcactattattaatttatattcatcaaAATTTCTAACACAATTCtgaattaaattgattttttagttcggttttctataaaaagcgtgtttttaagtttttttatataactttttatataactattatttattcgtTAACTTTTGTATGCCAACATCCCATTGACGTTGTTCTTATTTGTCCTGAATTTAACGGACTTTTATTCTTTTCTAAATTCAAAGTAAAACAAAGCAATtcctaataacaaaataaggcgAGAAATTGAATTAGGTCATGTGGATTTCGTCGTTGAAATCTACTATCGATGTCTCGTGTTCGTTTCTACTTTAGAACATAATATAGCGTATTAGCAAGCTAACAGTTAACTGCACTACACAAAACGAACTACGGGCCTACCTTTTTGGTAGTTACGTCTTGTTTCGACTCTTGCGGAATTAACCAGTTAGTAAGGATTATAGAAAAACTCGCAGAAAGTTTATATTCCGTaggaaattatatataaaaacgatTATAGCTGTTATATTTAACACCGGTTTCAGTCCCGATGTCTAAAAACTTGCAATGCTCCCGGATTGAACCTACAACCGTTCCTCCATTAAATAGACACTACTTACTCGATGCGATATGTCTGACAAAGCTTTGTATATTCTAAAGCTTCTCATTTAGGATTTcatgatctatatttttaaaattttagagaTCTCTacgtaaatttatatatataatataataatgtaatatcttTTTCAATGCTCGTTTGCAAAACTGTGCTGTTAATAATAGCAAGGCGTTACATTTTAACTCGTGTACTCTGAAATCTGCCTGGACGAAGTCAGAGTGACTTTAGTATAAGTAATATTCTTTACTCACCGTCGAGTGAGGCACACTTTTCTGGAGCCGCATTAAATATAGATCAAATATAAAGATTAAAGTTTATAACTCTCAGCGGGACGGAAATAGCGTTTCCAATACATTTCTATCACATTATACTTATTACACGAGAATGCTTTTACCtcaacatttttatattttatttgctttCCGCTTATTTTCACTTTGCTATTTAAGTAGCAACACACCTCTTAAAAGTTTCTTGAGTAACGAGAAATCTAACAATATATTGAAAACTTGTAGTATTTACGGATTTATATGTGGTAGCAGCATCATCCGCATTAAACAGTGGCAACATTATATTAAATGCCCTTGTTAAATGTTCTGTTAACTTTAAActgttcattttaaaataacaaaaatgtttaaatttgacAAAGcgaaatctcaagtcaattttctaatatacaattattggtgttgagcaggtaattaactgtaaagtagatcctgtagatggagtcaCAGCCTGAAAGTTCAATAAGACATACTAAGATTTACGAACTATGGTTCGGACCCGgattgtgggttcgagtcccgcatcgttcattaatttcagttataaatttaatttgcataagaatttcccagaagtgaggaatatccCTTTAAAACTCTACTACTTTAAATGCGCGGTCTTGTCATAAGGGATAAGGAGCATTCTAGAATGATGTCTGACAGTATAGTAGGTGAcaagaaaaacatatttttgtaaacaacgCAATGGAATTATTTACATTGGTCAAGAATGATTTAGGCCGGTAAGTAAGTACTTATCGAATTCTCGCGAACCTTCGACGTAAGAATACAGATATGCTTAATTATTGaccacataaaatatttaatattatagtgaaTCGTGCTATAATTAGGAGGTTGGTAACAGAACTAGGCTGTACCCATCTTTAAACTACTTATTTAAATGCGGTAAAAAACTCACTAATAGGTCCGCTAAGATAAGTTTTATCGAATCAGATTTATTCAATAAGATgtagataatatttaattaatgtaattatgtaaatttcgtatttttattataaaacgcgAACGGCAAGGAGAGGTTTGGAATTTCAATAAATCGGTATTAATGCTAATCTCGTCAgccttgtttttaatttaaatttaatctcATATCAAAACATAAGGCTCTCTCATCAAACAATCCACTGTCCTTTACAGTTCAAACAAAGTTATTGTTAGCTAAAACAGATTGGGAGTCAACATAcgccaatatttatttaggACACAATATGTCAGCCTCTGGCCTGATTTGCCATTTTTCGGATAAATATAAAGAAACgtatacaatatatgtaattttataagtatagaaACATAATAGTATAGATGGATAAATAGTTTAACATTTCTTTcaagtaaaaataattgctaTTAGTATTGGcaattttcttcttctttgttTAGAGTCATCCACTACTTAACCCTGttcttccccggggcataaataTAACCGGGAATAGGCCCGAGAGTGTCGttagaggcgactaagggaccAGTGGAAG encodes the following:
- the LOC126979182 gene encoding uncharacterized protein LOC126979182, with the translated sequence MEKYIILFLVAIATVQAHEGSIKVYEIRKDGNVDDVNNNPQWLTNYKVQHEKLINGLLEQVKELVRNKIRNNREEEAERLLAGLAKLVSRVANKKTKIVDDVHKQMSVVVIPMDQENSQSHQPSVLGKLLSAALRSEYEGVEDRTAPPRHRRPYDDYNDD